GTGAAGATTGCCGCGTTCAAGCAGGCTGCAGTGCAGGACGGCATCCTCAAAATCGAGGTGCCGGCCAAGTCGGTAGTTGTGTTGCATATGAATTAGCATCCGTCCGAAAGCGCAGCCTTTTGATGAAAGCGTTCCTGCCGCGGCGTGGCCGTTGCATCAGAAACCTCAGCGTTTCCCCGGTGCTCGATGTTTTGGAAACGTTGGCGCAGCCGCAATCGGATCATCTGAGGTAGGCTTCGGCGTTCGAGGAAACTGACCGGAGGGAGAATGATACAGCAATATCATCCACCGCGCAGCCATGACAAACGCGCGCCGTTTCGAAAGCGAAGCTGCCGCCGGCCGTTGCCGGTGAAGATTGGTGCATTATGGGCGCTGGCAGCGCTTCTGTGGAGTCATCCGCTTGCGGCGCAAAACGTCGGCAAGGTTGCCGGCACGGTCACCGAGGCGGCGAGCGGCAATCCTCTGCCCGGCGCGAATGTTCTCATCACCGGTACCCGCATGGGAGCGGCGGCAGAGGCCAGCGGCGAATACTTTATTCTGAATGTTCCGCCCGGCAAATACGAGCTGCGCGCCAATATGATTGGCTACGAGGCGACCGTCTTCGTGCAGGTGATCGTGAATGCCGGCCGCACCACTACCATCGATTTCAAACTTAGAGAAGAGGTGCTGGAGGGCGAAGAAGTGGTGGTGCAGGCCATCCGGCCCGATGTCGAGTTGGACAAGACTGCCACCAGCGCGATCGTGCGCTTCGACGACGTGCAGACGCTGCCGGGCATTCGCGACATCAGCGACGTCATCAATCTCGCCGCGGATGTGAGTGACGGCCACTTTCGCGGCGGGCGCACGGGCGAGGAGTATTATCTGCTGCAAGGCATGGGTATCGTCAATCCGCTTGATCGTTCCTCCGCGTTTCTGCCGATTATGAGCGGCGTCGAGGAAGTGGAAGTCATCACCAGCGGATTCGGCGCGCAATACGGCAATGCGCAATCCGGCGTGGTGAATATTTCAATGAAAGAGGGCGATCCACAGGTGTGGCGCTCGCGGTTTGAATCACGCCTGCGCGCGCCGGGGAGGCAACATTTCGGGCCGAGCGTCTTCGATCCGAATGCTAACGATTACCTCAGGCTGCTGCGTGATCGTCAGGTGTGGCTGACCGGAGACCCCAGCGCCGATCAAGTGCAGCCCTACTACGGGGCGATGGCCTCGGGACTCACCAGCAGTTTTGCGGGAGATACGCTGGTGCAAGTGGCCGTGGCCCAGGCGCTTTGGGAGCAGACGCGCAGAGACCTCGGGCGAACCTATGGCAATGATCTCGACTACTCTCTCGAAATGGCGACCGGCGGGCCGATCAATGATCGCATGCGCATGTTTCTGGCGTTGCGTTCCAACCGGCAAATGCCCGCTTTCCCCACCGAACAGCCCGATGCTGAGTATCAAGCGATGGGCAATGTGGTTGCCGATATTGGCTCGACGACCACGTTGCGTTTAAGCGGCGGCTTCACTCATTTGGACGACAACGTTTTTCCCGGTGCCAACAGTGTCGGCGGCTATCAGCGCTGGCTGTGGGATCGCATTACCGGCATTCGCGCCAGAAAGCGAGTCAATACCCAACTCGGCGCGCGTTTCACCCACGCCCTCAGCCCGAGTACGTATTATGAATTGAAGCTCAACTCGCTCTTCACCAACAACCGGCAGGGCGCCACTCCTGTTCCCGACGTGCTTCCCCCCTCGGTGGATTTCAATTGGGTGGTCGGCACGATTTCCTACCCGAATAATAATTCTCCGGATCGCCTCAATTATCAAGCGGGATACGACACCTTCACCAAAGAGAAGACGCGCACGATCTCATTTGACGGCGCCTTGACCAGCCAATTGACGCACGCGCACTTGTTTAATGCCGGCGCACAGGTCAATTCCTATCGCATCGACGTGTCCAACTTTCTGAGCGTGCGGTCGAGCCGGCAACTCGAGCGCTACACCGCGCATCCTTTCGAAGCGGCGGCCTTCGCGCAGGACAAGATGGAATTCGAGGGATTGATCGCCAACGTCGGATTGCGCTTTGATATGTGGTACTCGGGCGTGGATTACTTTGTTGATTTCTACACGCCGTTTGGCGATCCCGATTCATTGGGCAGATTCAGTCCCAACAATGCGCAACGGAAAAAGCCGCCGGTTTATGGTCGTCTGCAACCACGCCTGGGTTTTTCTTTTCCGATTTCGGCCAATACCGTGTTTCATCTCAACTACGGCTCTTTCATGCAACGGCCGTCGTTCCAGTACATTGTTTCACAGCGCCTCGGCCAGCGCTTGCACGATCCCGTCATTTTGGGCAACTCCAAACTCGAGCCCGAAACCACGAACAGTTACGATATCGGCGTGGTGCAGGGTTTAGGCGAAGGATTTACACTGGATGTCAGCGGCTACTACAAGGATGTCAAGAATCTCATCCAGCAATCGAATTTCATCGACGACCGGGCGGGTTATCAAGTCAGCTCCTACTTCAATTTGGATTACGCCGACATTCGCGGCTTTCGCATCGCGTTGAGCAAGCGGCGCGGCGCGCTCACCGGCTCGATTAACTATCAATACGGCTATGCCACTGGCAAAAGCGCGACCGCCACTGCTGCCACGCCCATTTTCAATCGTGATACGCTGGGGGTCGTGACGACTGACCTGACCAACGTGCCCACGCGCGATATTCTATTGGATTTTGACCGCACGCACAATGTCGTGATCACCGCAGGCTACGTGACGCGAAATGACTGGGGCCCGTCAGTCTCCGGTTTTCACCCGCTGGCAGATATGAACTTCTCGGTGTACTCTTTGATTCGGAGCGGCAGGCCCTACACCTCGCCCTCCGACATCCGGTTGATCAATGTGAAACGCGCGCCCATGGAGTACAACACGGATTTACGGATAACAAAGTCAATCCGCAATTTCTTCGGTATACCGGCGAATTTGTACGCGGAAGTATTCAATCTCTTTGACAACAAGATCCTCAATTACGATTATCTGTTCGAGCGGCCCACGGCCACCAACCCCAATCTTCCGCTGCAATATTATGAAGAATGGGGCATCGATGACAAAGAAAACGGCATTCGCTATTGGTGGGACAAGGGCAGGCAGGGTCCGTTCAGCGTCGATCAATCGTTTTTGATTTACAGCAATGAGCCACGATCGTTCAGTTTTGGAATTGTATTCGAATTCTAAGAACATATCATAACAGGATAATTGAACGGCAGAATGATCCAGTTCTCTGGCCATGGATTTGGACTCGTTGCGATGACTCAGATTCAATCACAGTCAACCAAGCCCAAAGGCAATCATTCTGTCCAACAATCATCCTGCCACAAAATATGGTAGAAGAAAACATGAAACACCTCGGATTCATGATCCTGTTGTTGGCCGTCGCGCTCGGCGATAGCAATGCGCAGCAGCGTGACTGGCGCGTGCATCGCCGCGGCCTGCTGCACCAAGCCGTGTACAACACCGGCGAGCTGGGAAGAGCTTACAATGCCGGCGGCACCGTGCAGCCGGGCAGCCCCGCCATGGAATATCCGCCGAATTCCAGCATTGTGCTCGATCGGGTGAATTATCCGGGCCAGCACAATTCCTTCGGCAGCGGCATTTGGCTCGCCGGCACGCGCGCAA
The window above is part of the bacterium genome. Proteins encoded here:
- a CDS encoding TonB-dependent receptor; protein product: MIQQYHPPRSHDKRAPFRKRSCRRPLPVKIGALWALAALLWSHPLAAQNVGKVAGTVTEAASGNPLPGANVLITGTRMGAAAEASGEYFILNVPPGKYELRANMIGYEATVFVQVIVNAGRTTTIDFKLREEVLEGEEVVVQAIRPDVELDKTATSAIVRFDDVQTLPGIRDISDVINLAADVSDGHFRGGRTGEEYYLLQGMGIVNPLDRSSAFLPIMSGVEEVEVITSGFGAQYGNAQSGVVNISMKEGDPQVWRSRFESRLRAPGRQHFGPSVFDPNANDYLRLLRDRQVWLTGDPSADQVQPYYGAMASGLTSSFAGDTLVQVAVAQALWEQTRRDLGRTYGNDLDYSLEMATGGPINDRMRMFLALRSNRQMPAFPTEQPDAEYQAMGNVVADIGSTTTLRLSGGFTHLDDNVFPGANSVGGYQRWLWDRITGIRARKRVNTQLGARFTHALSPSTYYELKLNSLFTNNRQGATPVPDVLPPSVDFNWVVGTISYPNNNSPDRLNYQAGYDTFTKEKTRTISFDGALTSQLTHAHLFNAGAQVNSYRIDVSNFLSVRSSRQLERYTAHPFEAAAFAQDKMEFEGLIANVGLRFDMWYSGVDYFVDFYTPFGDPDSLGRFSPNNAQRKKPPVYGRLQPRLGFSFPISANTVFHLNYGSFMQRPSFQYIVSQRLGQRLHDPVILGNSKLEPETTNSYDIGVVQGLGEGFTLDVSGYYKDVKNLIQQSNFIDDRAGYQVSSYFNLDYADIRGFRIALSKRRGALTGSINYQYGYATGKSATATAATPIFNRDTLGVVTTDLTNVPTRDILLDFDRTHNVVITAGYVTRNDWGPSVSGFHPLADMNFSVYSLIRSGRPYTSPSDIRLINVKRAPMEYNTDLRITKSIRNFFGIPANLYAEVFNLFDNKILNYDYLFERPTATNPNLPLQYYEEWGIDDKENGIRYWWDKGRQGPFSVDQSFLIYSNEPRSFSFGIVFEF